aattcacttagtccgaaaatgcttcctaagggagctagagctctttgaagatggcgtcttgtaattagtttttcttaaataccttcagaacgcttctatttagaaaaacaaaaattggtacgcgtatttatctacaagatataaatctaatccattcattgcatatttctagtaccgatcataggcgtccgttttgggtagggcaacggttattttatcgcataacttttttatctttaacttttatgcatttctgacactggattataaaattttgaagtattctagtactaaaagatactcttgttttaaatcggtaggacacaccgttttgtagaaaaatcgatttaaaaaatttttcgctttttaaataaaaaaaaatatttcaaagaaaaactgtttagaaagacgaaagcGGGTACAtctatttatattccagagataaatcgatttcattaattgcgaatttctagtactggtcataggcgtccgttttgggtaggtcaacagttattttatagcataacttttttgtcttgaatttttgagcattcttgacattagattattaaattatgaggtattcgagtactaaaagttactcttactttatgttggtaaatacttcgttttttgtagaaaagttctttcaattttttttcaaattccaaaaacgaaaaactttcaaatcgatttttctagaaaacggtgtgtcctaccgacttaaaacaagagtaccttttagtactagaatacctcacaatttaataatcctgtgtcaaaaatgcataaaagttaagggcaaaaaagttatgcgataaaatacccgttgctctacccaaagcggacgcctatgaccggtactagaaatttgcaatggatggaatcgattcatctctgaaaggtaaataagcataccaattttcgtttttctaaataaatgcgttctggaggtatttaagaaaaactaatttcatggcgccatcttcaaggagctctagctctcttaagaagcattttcggactaggtgaattgggttaaactGTCTTAAAactatctgaggaatctcctgtcttcgtttgtcggtagagtttctggacaccctgtataagggaataaacatcaatggtcGCTACTTCactaatctacgatttgcggatgacataatcctgatagctactgacctacaagaactgcaaaccatgctttcaaaAACAACACagagaatcttctaaaataggagtgaaaatgaatttaaacaaaacaaaagtcgtACACTCCGtagaaaccgtgacaataataaacgacaaagttatagaaaacgTTGAAgaatatatacttaggacaaaaaaaattaactaaatagggaaattctaacggaagaaataaaaagaagaagaaagttagcaagAGCAGCATTctgcaaactgaactatatactcagaaatcagcaaattcaactacatcttaaatctaaagtttttgatgcatgaattattccgatattaacatatcatatggggcacaaacatggacaatcacaaaaaagaatatgaacctactcagagtcactcaacgcgtgatggaaagagcaatgcttggcatattacttaaagacaggaaaacaaacacacgGATAAGACAGATAAttaaagtcaccgatgtggtacaaaaatcattaaaattgaaatgggaatacgctggacatgtagctaggacagatctaaacaaatggcacagaacaattctaatctggagaccataccaacacaaaagacccagaggcagacctcctatgagatggacgatgatctgaaacgaactgccgggaaaaattggctacgagtagcgtacaacaaaaaacaatggaatggaagacttgaagaggcttatgttcagatgtggactgaatggctagacgaagaagaagaagatgcttatttgtatatttgttttcttagttattatcatatatttagtcttttgtATTCAGTTTTAGTCTATTTTACAGAGAAACTGTTTTGTTTAGTTTCAAATTTACTATCATCGGTAAAATACCcttattttgtagtttttgttatATTAAACAACGTTGTTGTAAAAAGACAATCCGTATATATACCTTTTTAGTTCTTATCCCACCATACCAGAGTCTATATTTTTAGGTAATTACGACACTTTTGGGACTTGAGTGATTTATAAAAAAGGGTGTCAGGAGGCCGGATGCTTCGTTCCTTTGTTTAATGTTCCTCTGGGAAAATCACTTTCAATTTTAAATAGGTACAGGCAGTCTTCGGGATTCGGTTAATATTTTAAGGAAATCGGGTTTGGGATGATTTTTATCGGTTTTCGAGGGTTGTTATTAAATCACGATCACGTTTtcttagaaaatttttgaaagagaACGGCTTAACGGAAAATCGAAATGGCAATAAAACAGCTGAAGTTGAGTAAAACTGGCACCCCTtgaatttttgtaaaattgtcgaaataagcttaattttttattgtaactGTTATCGACGATTGACATGCTCTTatagttgttctgaagctatttccttgtggcatttttatgattaattatttatatgggaaataagccacaattaaaatgaaaaaaataattttattaacgtttcgacgcccaaatcgggtgccgttgtcaaaatacaaaatattactaaaataaactaaagtgttgttgctaagcaaaaaaattcttctaataatttatttaatctcactcatttatattggcaattcagacatatattatacattttaaagtagaagactttaaaatgatattgccaatatttatgagttgcgttcctgggacgacttactgaaagatagttcattcgattacatgaaattaaccccaactcaagaatatccgtcataaaaaattatagcatgtgatatgtctttaaaaagacaaccaaatgcaacgacagtaaaattctcgcgttagagacttcatagtaaatcacaagggaaaaccaggaaaaacctgtgatactatcccgacatcgtaagtatttggtcttacattaatttactctcaaaaaataataccaaattctgacttgtaacatgtttaaattataaataatattaataatactagatatataagtaatactaaaatataaaatatgtactagctcgatattattgacttactaatcttggtattttctttctattgacttcctctttcagtatgggtaaccacatcctactgcattctaccgaggaatttgcgacacaattggtttcatttagcataattagagccgcttctttgatttttctctttttactatctgattctttcaggactatacttgaatctctccactgaactctatgttcattatcccatgcgtgttgacatatttgagatctctcaaattctctatttttaatataagattgatgttcatttattctaacgtctaatggtcttgatgtctcacctaaataaaattgttcgcattcacaaggtattttataaatgcaattctttgttctttcttgatcattgttaggtttagttttagatagaatagatctcaatgtgtttgttgttttgaatgttgttgaaatgttgaatttatttcctattgttttaagtttctcggatagtccttttatatatggtattgatattttcctcgtattatttctggtgaatgttgtaggatcccgttctaagttgttctgttccattcgatccaatcttgacaattccttatttataaacgataaaggataatcattttttaataaaacagatgttaacaattgtttttctgctaaaaaggaattttcgttagaacaagtaattttggctctatcatataaaaaagagaaaaatcaaagaagcggctctaattatgctaaatgaaaccaattgtgtcgcaaattcctcggtagaatgcagtaggatgtggttacccatactgaaagaggaagtcaatagaaagaaaataccaagattagtaagtcaataatatcgagctagtacatattttatattttagtattacttatatatctagtattattaatattatttataatttaaacatgttacaagtcagaatttggtattattttttgagagtaaattaatgtaagaccaaatacttacgatgtcgggatagtatcacaggtttttcctggttttcccttgtgatttactatgaagtctctaacgcgagaattttactgtcgttgcatttggttgtctttttaaagacatatcacatgctataattttttatgacggatattcttgagttggggttaatttcatgtaatcgaatgaactatctttcagtaagtcgtcccaggaacgcaactcataaatattggcaatatcattttaaagtcttctactttaaaatgtataatatatgtctgaattgccaatataaatgagtgagattaaataaattattagaagaatttttttgcttagcaacaacactttagtttattttagtaatattttgtattttgacaacggcacccgatttgggcgtcgaaacgttaataaaattatttttttcattttaattgtggcttatttcccatataaataattaatcatgcTCTTATAGAGAGTTTTAACGTATGTTATAGAGAGAAAATCCACAAGAAATACTTGTGTTTAAGGAGAACTACACAAACTTAAAATAGGCAAATGAGaaatcaaaatatcacaatcgacttagatggaagtgagatcgaaagtATCGAAGAGTAACCTAGGACACACGATGAAATTACGCAATAGAATCAAACGAcagagataactagaagaatAAGAATGACTTGGACAGCAATAAGAaaactcagtgatgtgttgaaaaaaaaaatagatatcaATAAATCgaaagaaaagggtattcaaaAATTGTATTCTACCAGTCATGACCCATGGAATGGAGAtcatgggtctattgaataaaaagaagtacttgcttttacttcctcgtatttaagtattgacaacccttatccgggcaaggtgggttTAACGAGCCCGAGACGCCAactcttttatcataaactgataaaaaaaaattgattgaattttatgcatcactgaatttgtttagaagtatgtttccttttcagatcatttttgaatttattgcgtcgaaagaattttgtcacgtaaagagGCAACATGGGCCCGTCGGGCCCTATTTTCATTATCAGATCCGGAATTTTGTTCGAATGAAATTTGTTCAAAGAAATTTATTCGACGGAAATTTATTCGAATATATATTGTTCGAACAGAAAGTTGTTCGAAAGAAAGTAGTTCGAAAGGAAATTGGTTCGAAAATAAATTATTCGAGGAATTCGTATCTAGGGAATGGTCTACGTGATTAATACTTAATGACTTAGGTAATCTCTAATATCACTATTGCAATTAGACAGGtaggaattttattttattaatgacaTTTAAGATTAATGACATTTGTGATTTAAAATGGCTgcgaaattttttaaaagttcgaAAGGCAAAGATATGCTTAGTTTTCACGGATATTTATACGTACAGGACAAAAGTTGTGATACCAAAGTTTACTGGAAGTGTGCAAATTTTAAGAAGTTCTCTTGTAAAGGTCGAGCAATTCAAAGACGACCAGAAGAAGTGAAAGAAACTGGTGAACATAATCATGCTGGTGAAGCTGCCGTGATTACTGCGAAAGAGGCATACAGTAATATGAAGGAAGCTGCAGTTAGAACTCGAGACACACCTCACTACATTATTTCAAATTCGTCTTGTCAACTACATTTTGCAGCAAGCTCCCAGCTACCTTCAATAGAAAGCATGAAAAGGACTATTCGAAACGTTAGATTAAAGAAGAATAGCGAACCAACGCTTCCAAAGACACGCGCCGAAATACAATTTCCGGATGAGTACCGAAAAACCGACAATGGAGAAGACTTCCTCTTATTTGATAGTGGTATGATTGACTTGAGAATTTTATTGTTTACAACACGACGAAATTTACAACTCCTAGTAAATTGCGAGCATTGGTACGCTGATGGCACGTTCAAAACGGTACCATTATTATTTGAGCAATTGTATACAATTCATGGAATAAATGAATGCGTAGCAATTCCATTGGTATATGCACTGTTGCCGAATAAAACTGAAGCCGTGTATCGTGAAATTTTAAATGTAGTTAAGCGGCTAGAACCTCGAGTGAATCCAACTTCTTTTATGATTGACTTCGAACCTGCCATGATAAAAGCTATTGGAGCAGAGTTTCCACAAACCAGGTTACGTGGTTGTTTTTTCCACTTTTGTCAATGCATATATCGACGAATTCAAGAAGAGGGATTAAAACGGATATACGATAATAATATAGACTTTGCTCTAAAAATTAGGATGCTGTCGGCTTTGGCATTTGTTCCTTCAAGAGAAGTTATAAATTCTTTCGAAGCATTGATCGATAATGAAGAATTTCCCGAAGAAGCTCAGCAAGTGGTAGACTACTTCGAGGATACTTGGATAGGTCGTCCAGATCGCAGAAATCGGCGTCGCCAACCACGTTTCCCCATTTCTATGTGGAACTGCTACGATTCTGTGTTAGATGGTCTTCCAAAGACCAATAATTCCATAGAGGGATGGCACCGTGGATTTCAGGGGCAAGTAGGAGCTGAACATCCAAAAATTTGGAAATTGATCGAAGCAATAAAAAGGGAACAAGCTATAAATAATGTGCGAATCGAACAAATAGTTGCTGGTCACGGCATACATcaacaaaagaagaaatataaagACAGTGCAGCACGTCTGTTAAATGAAGTAAATGGTTTTGATGTAAGAGTTGACACTATAACCTATTTACGTGGAGTTGCCCATAATATTTCGTTGTAAGTACGAttgtatattttaatatatgtaaTAACAGGATGTAATAacatatgtaaataataataattttgaaaatatatatttttgcaATTCGAGTACCCACTTTAATTATAGCTATTAAAATTTCTGCAGTTCAAGTGCGCCCAAActtttcaacccttaaaaacggTATCCGGAATTTTATTCGAATTAAATTTGTTCGAACAAATTTATCTTCTAACAAATTTCTTTTCGAACAAATAACATTCGAACAAATTTCCGTCGAATAAATTTCTTCGAACAAATTACATTCGAACAATTTTCCGAGATTCGTATTTATACCTAGTCTAAATATTTGCTACAGAAGTTAATCTGGTAGTCAGGTAATGCTTTTGTAGATTATCTtaacgacttttatgattccggaaatccaataataaagtctaaatgTGTACAAACAATAtaaacatctctttgatgtgaacatcaaagagatgcttacaatattttttttatctattctaaattaattttaaaaactgataatcattgttggaatgcaataatattgttaggtaaGTAACTAtccatattttgaaataaataatgcacctgctatcagtcgtttgatatcgatATTATTGTCGACAACTcagctcctaaaattatattgaattactcCGAAAATAAATGACTAAtctgtgttttttatttttattgtttttttaacctaatacttaataataaattaatttgtcATGTCAATTAGCTATTCTAGTTGGGAATGAGCTGATCTTGTGGCTTAGTAACttaaatagtaaattgatatgacaaagtattatttggaaaagtaaaattaaaatattcttctgacttatgcgttttattcattttgtaaagaTTGTTTTTGTCAGTGCTTTATACATGAGCTGCTAATTACAATCTTTTTTCAAAAGGATTTTCAAACAATAATTAAATGCAACAACACCGTAATTTTTTGCAGGTTATGCGTAAACATCAACCcctctttttaaataaaatagccTGGTAGATTtactaaagtttttatttatttattatttaagtcTTTACTTGGCTCCAAGTGTCTATTACTTGTGAGATTTGtctacaaaagttttcttgcattttattattttgtgtaaatctttcaggtagatcgcaccctcgaggtagaccgcatactacaGTAGCACCTTTTTTTAATATAggcaatttaaatttaactttaataaaaaatcaaaaaagaatattagaaatatatgggtaaatataaatagtacattcaagaacagtAGTGGGCTCAACGGACTCtggttgcccggttacgtaaataaaatgtgttgcccggataagggttagtAGTAATTGAACCAaacattaaagaaatgactttattcaattactattaagtaaatacttaaatatttgtaagtaaaagcaaatacttctttttattcaataaatcCTATGACACTTACAGAGTGGTCAGCCAATAGATTggcatctcctaaaattgttcctaaaggtaatccacacgagaatttacaagctatgtgaaagtcaaatttcgcccaacaagttcgggttcataaatgctgttggtacgagagaggctttgttttcaatacaagtcttatttcagagatgcagagacgtcaattgcgacgtatacgcatgtctggttgattacgagaaggcaTTCAATCGAGTACAACatgccaagatgatgcaaatactaaaagaagcaagAATTAACAAACAAAACCTGAAAATatttagaaacctttactggaatcagactgcaaacctcagagttgacggtaAACACACCGAATATATAtgaatcatgcgtggagtgagtcagggctgcattttgtcccccctaattttcaattttttactctgaaagaatatttatcgaagctttgcacgaaactgaaacaAGTATTCTACTAAAAGGataccggctaaataacatcaggtatacagatgacaccatagtatttgcggacaatctagaagacctacaagtcctcatgaacaaaatcacgtattatagtcaacaatatggactcaatataaacgtatagaaaacaaagcttatgatcgtcagcaagaaaaagataaggtcaactctatatcaaccaaacccctgtagaaagagtgaggcactacaactaactcggcaccataataaataaagaatggaccaacaacgaAGAGATAAGAgtgcgcatcggaaaagctagatcaatcttaaACCGTATGGgcgcgtttttcaagagccacaacctttcttttggtatataAGTAAGAATGTTcagatgttacgtcttctctgtcctttgaACGAGTCCTCcgaccttgaacgaggatatgtgccgaaagttGGAAGCACTTGAGATGTgactatatcggagaattcttaaaatcccatggactgatcgggtcacaaatgaggaggtccttagaagaatggggaagaaccgagaggtactaaccaccatcaaatctcgaaagttagaatactttggacacattatgcgaaatgaatccagatatgtcTTCATATAAGCTATCCTGcgaggaaaaatatttggaaagcgaggtccaggaagaagaagaacgtcctggttaaagaacctcagaacctggttcaacacaacgtcggtgcagcttttccgcgttgctgcagatacgGTGAAGATtgtcatgatgatcgccaacattcgtcacggataggcacatcaagaagaaagaagaggattGAGAATGACGCAGAAGGtgatcgaacgagctatgttaggagtaGCTCTGAGTGAACATATATGAAAGCAGGACGTGCCAAGCAGGACAAtgttggaaaatttaattggaagAATTTcacaaatgaaatggaactgggtaggacacgtagCACGGAGAAACAATGAcgggtggacgagaaacattgtacctGCATTGTACATACAGCCAGGGTTGTACTGCTAcgagaagaagaaaaagaacatccTCCTCATGCTCTTTTTATTATTGTTCCTATACCGAGTATATCGCATCAGTTTCTCATGTCTTTCAATTGTGCTTATCAAAatgtttgtaaaagattatattTGTCGCCTTTGAGACCACTATCTAATATTTACCTAAAAGAATTGTTAAAAGAAACACCCGAAAGTCTACAACGGCACTTGTATAAAGGATATACATACGTTTACGACATGCAGATAACACAGTGTCATTTGTCTACAGAGATGTAGGTCTTTTAAAGTTAACAGATTTAGAGATTCGTGCAAGCGAGATAGAatttagaatatgtaaatatacaATAAAGACCACCAGAAACTTATGCGAACTGTATTACACCGCATGCAAATAAATGCCCAGAGGAGAGAATTCAAGACATTTGCTGCTACGTGTCTTCGATACGGAAACATACATTGTTACTGAGTTCACATACAAACTAATAGAGGCTATCTAGTCGTGATATTAACAATCATATTTTGTTATCAAAATTTGTATTATCAGGGCTCTTAAGCTATTTTCTTATGGCGTATGTGGCTAATTTAAGTAGACACTTAAGATTTGTAGATAATACTTATGGATTTAGATAGAACAAAAATTTGTTCGCGGACGGTTGTCTATTCTGATTTGggtaatatttgtttattttaatcctaaaatgaaattattgatTCTAGTGGATAACTCATTGAAGGAATTTTCATGTAATGTATTTTATGGATAACATGGTAACTTACTGAGTTTGTAGCTATAATTTCAGGGCTGCAGAATAtaagatatttacaattattactcAGTAGTTTGGGACAATACAGTTCTTTTATAAATACACTGATGGTAAAAAAATACAACACTAGAAgggcaaaattttgttttaaatatttatttatggcGTATACGTTacaatattcttttttttttttttttgaaaaatggctttggcagagccaattagccagacttgtttgtgattgattgcagattcatagtcataaatttcttataaacataagtacattctacaatattatttttatagatacattggtacattgtgtagctttttttattttgtttttttttttaattattttactgttttttaaatataaaatatattttaatttgtgcgaaacacttcttttttttatgtttgtttctattttttttttctttttttatttatgtttgtttctattttttttttcttttttttttatttattattttttttgttattattttattatgtgtttttttttatatatatatttttttttttaattttttcaaaccacattaacaaattatgcctattatattaagtttacaacttgtatttacataatttaacatgtttataaatgagatgaagaatttccatatcatttgtaaatattaaagtattaagatttattgggaaaaaacattttaaatcttttaattctttataaaggtcgtttatgttatttatgtttaaatgacattctaatatgacatgtgttagatctccgattttgccacaagtacaattgggagtatctgacaagccgattctatgcatgtaatatggcgtaagagcatgattggctctcagccgattaatggtctttataaaatgtctgttatattctgtataaaaccatctttttgagaatatcctagggttacaatgagcaaaatttgagccagtattacattctctgtaatgcaattgccaattatttttaagtttttgtctgctaaaagtatcaatatctgaagctggaattaaatttttgtttattttttctccgattacataagctgatttagcaaaattgtcaactatttcattgccttttattcccgaatgacccttaatccaagcaaatgttacatttactcctaattgtgcaatttcaaacagagttttaagtatattcaattcaatgtggtttatgtgtttgactgtttgaatgttacttaatctgtccaccacgcttttactgtcagtaaatataacataattgctagttggattcagtagtacatactgaacagcaaacattactgctatcatttctgctgtgtatattgagcattcaataggtaggctatattgatgatggtaatttgtattttcgtggaatactgcacagcccgttccatttgcgtcttttgacccatcggtaaatatgtactgaaaatttgaccatttttctctaataagtatatcaaacatatttggcggtaaatgtgagcttaaataacatgttttaaccttgttagaaaataatgtttttgtcatTGCACTGTAGTAAGGCGGAATTTGGCTTTTATAGATAATTTCACTGTACTTTACCGTACTTAGATAACTTTCTACCAAAGGTATAGATTTTTTAGTTCTCCAGTACCTATGAGTGAGGTCTAAAACTGATAGCTCATGTAGATCTTGAAGGTATTTACATTTTTTGGACAGAATTCGAGTTGTAAATTTATCACTGAGAAATTGGCGGCGTAAATGCAATGGAGGTTCCACTGCTTCATTTTCCATTATTTGGACTGGAGTGGATTTTAAATAACCTAGGCATAatcttaagcatttatttttttgaatttcaagtTTATTTAGAAGTGTATTGGTCGCTGATCCAAATAAATGACAGCTATAGTCGAGAATGGGTCTGATCATGTTACGGTAAAACATCAAAGCAATATTTGGGTCTGCTCCCCAATTTGTTTTACAGaaagctcttaaaatatttattgagttttctgattttttaacaatatgaTGAATGTGATCTTTCCAAGACAATTTCCTGTCTAGATAGGTACCAAGATACTTAACACAGCTTttaattggaaaattaaattttccaacgtTAAGATTGCCTTGTGGAACTCTACGCTTTTTTGTAAAGTAACACACCTCAGTTTTTGTGTCAGAAATTGATAATCCTACTTCTTCGTAGCACTGATTTACGATTTCTAATGCGACTTTTAAATTATCCTCACATCTACTTAACAATTTTCCTT
The window above is part of the Diabrotica virgifera virgifera chromosome 2, PGI_DIABVI_V3a genome. Proteins encoded here:
- the LOC126880987 gene encoding FLYWCH-type zinc finger-containing protein 1-like, with the protein product MAAKFFKSSKGKDMLSFHGYLYVQDKSCDTKVYWKCANFKKFSCKGRAIQRRPEEVKETGEHNHAGEAAVITAKEAYSNMKEAAVRTRDTPHYIISNSSCQLHFAASSQLPSIESMKRTIRNVRLKKNSEPTLPKTRAEIQFPDEYRKTDNGEDFLLFDSGYA